Proteins from a genomic interval of Quercus lobata isolate SW786 chromosome 11, ValleyOak3.0 Primary Assembly, whole genome shotgun sequence:
- the LOC115967466 gene encoding auxin-responsive protein SAUR50-like: MSHDLSLSLSLKLHHKYPIKPHPFHHHHLLHFTTLLSLSLSLSLSLSLNTLHSCITSLHQAPHFLSQLKMAIRKSNKLSQTAVLKQILKRCSSLGKKNDYDEDGLPLDVPKGHFAVYVGEKRSRYIVPISFLTHPEFQCLLRQAEEEFGFDHDMGITIPCEEVVFRSLTSMLR; this comes from the coding sequence ATGAGTCatgacctctctctctctctctctctcaagcttCATCATAAATACCCCATCAAGCCTCACCCTTTCCATCACCACCACCTCCTACACTTCACTACCCTCttatccctctctctctctctgtctctctctctctctctcaatacttTGCATAGTTGCATCACTTCCTTGCACCAAGCccctcactttctctctcaactcAAAATGGCcataagaaaatcaaacaaactttctcaaacagCAGTCCTCAAACAAATCCTCAAAAGATGTTCAAGCTTAGGCAAGAAAAATGACTATGATGAGGATGGTCTTCCTCTAGATGTTCCAAAGGGCCACTTTGCTGTCTATGTTGGTGAAAAGAGAAGTAGGTACATTGTTCCCATTTCATTCTTGACTCACCCTGAGTTCCAGTGCCTCCTACGCCAAGCTGAAGAAGAATTTGGCTTTGATCATGATATGGGTATTACTATTCCTTGTGAAGAAGTGGTTTTTCGCTCTCTAACTTCCATGCTTAGATGA